The genomic segment AAATAAGAATTAAGTTAGTTAGGAAAAGAGCCCGAAAATCATTTCGGGTTTTTTTATGCTTTTTAATTAATCATATTTGAGAACTTAAAATGTCGAAACTGACATTTCAAAACTTACTTTTTTGCTTTTGGCATAATGATTGTCTATTTTTACCGCCTATCATGTAAATCAAACACTTAATGAAGTTGTACTAAAAACTGTAAGGTGTAGAGCTAAATTTAGGGTTAGGATTAAAATTTTAATGACAAAAAGACTTATATATTATTATGTCAAACCATAAAATACTTACGATTGACAATCTGTCACTTCAAGAATTTGATTCAGAAGCAGAATTAATTCCATTATTAACTCCAGAAGACGAAGAAGAAATGAACAACGAAGAGCTTCCGCTTTCGTTGCCAATTTTACCTTTACGTAATACTGTTTTGTTTCCGGGAGTTGTAATTCCAATTTCAGCAGGAAGAGACAAATCAATAAAGCTAATTAATGACGCCAATGCAGGCGGAAAAATCATTGGAGTAGTTTCTCAGATTAATGAAGAAGATGAAGATCCATCAAAAGATGATATTCATAAAATAGGAACTGTTGCGAGAATCTTGCGCGTTCTAAAAATGCCTGACGGAAATGTTACCGTTATCCTTCAAGGAAAAAAACGTTTTGAAATTGACACAGTAGTTTCAGAAGATCCTTATATTACTGCAACTATCAAAGAAGTGGCAGAAGAGCGTCCGGAAGAAGATGATACAGAGTTTACGGCTATTTTAGATTCTGTTAAAGAATTGGCTATTCAAATTATAAAAGAAAGTCCAAACATTCCGTCAGAAGCTACTTTTGCGATTAAAAACATTGAAAGCCAATCGTTTCTGATCAATTTTGTTTCTTCGAATATGAATTTATCCGTAAAAGAGAAACAAGGTTTATTGTCTATAAACGGACTAAAAGACAGAGCGCTTGAAACATTACGTTATATGAACGTAGAGTTGCAAAAATTAGAATTGAAAAATGACATTCAGTCAAAAGTTCGTTTTGATCTAGATCAGCAACAACGTGAATATTTCCTTCATCAGCAAATGAAAACCATTCAGGAAGAATTGGGCGGCGTTTCGCAAGAGGAAGAAATGGACGAAATGGGGCAGAAGGCAAAAACCAAAAAATGGGACGAAAAGACACAGAAACATTTCGAAAAAGAATTGTCAAAAATGCGTCGTATGAATCCACAATCTCCTGATTTTGGAATTCAGCGTAACTATTTAGAGTTGTTTTTAGAATTGCCTTGGGGCGAATATTCTAAAGATAAATTCGATTTAAAACATGCTCAGAAAATATTAGATAAAGATCATTTTGGACTTGAAGAAGTTAAGAAAAGAATGATCGAACATTTGGCTGTATTGAAACTTCGTAACGATATGAAGTCGCCAATTATTTGTTTAACAGGGCCTCCGGGAGTTGGTAAAACATCAATTGGACGTTCAGTAGCTGAGGCTCTTGGACGTGAATATGTACGTATTTCGTTAGGTGGTTTACGTGATGAAGCGGAGATTCGCGGACATAGAAAAACGTATATTGGTGCAATGCCAGGCCGTATTATTCAGAGTTTGAAAAAAGCCGGAACTTCAAATCCCGTTTTCATTCTGGATGAAATTGACAAGTTGTCAAACGGAAACAGTGGTGATCCGTCTTCTGCTTTATTAGAAGTTTTAGACCCGGAACAAAACAGCTCTTTTTATGATAATTTCCTTGAAATGGGATATGACTTGTCTAAAGTGATGTTTATTGCGACATCAAACAATATGTCAGCCATTCAGCCAGCATTACGTGACAGAATGGAAGTAATCAAAATGTCAGGTTATACAATCGAAGAAAAAGTAGAAATTGCAAAAAGACACCTTTTCCCAAAACAATTGGAAGCACATGGATTGACCAACAAAGATTTGGCAATTGGAAAAAAACAATTAGAAAAAATCGTAGAAGGTTATACACGCGAATCTGGTGTACGTAAT from the uncultured Flavobacterium sp. genome contains:
- the lon gene encoding endopeptidase La; the protein is MSNHKILTIDNLSLQEFDSEAELIPLLTPEDEEEMNNEELPLSLPILPLRNTVLFPGVVIPISAGRDKSIKLINDANAGGKIIGVVSQINEEDEDPSKDDIHKIGTVARILRVLKMPDGNVTVILQGKKRFEIDTVVSEDPYITATIKEVAEERPEEDDTEFTAILDSVKELAIQIIKESPNIPSEATFAIKNIESQSFLINFVSSNMNLSVKEKQGLLSINGLKDRALETLRYMNVELQKLELKNDIQSKVRFDLDQQQREYFLHQQMKTIQEELGGVSQEEEMDEMGQKAKTKKWDEKTQKHFEKELSKMRRMNPQSPDFGIQRNYLELFLELPWGEYSKDKFDLKHAQKILDKDHFGLEEVKKRMIEHLAVLKLRNDMKSPIICLTGPPGVGKTSIGRSVAEALGREYVRISLGGLRDEAEIRGHRKTYIGAMPGRIIQSLKKAGTSNPVFILDEIDKLSNGNSGDPSSALLEVLDPEQNSSFYDNFLEMGYDLSKVMFIATSNNMSAIQPALRDRMEVIKMSGYTIEEKVEIAKRHLFPKQLEAHGLTNKDLAIGKKQLEKIVEGYTRESGVRNLETKIAQVIRNAAKSVAMEEEYNKKVTDEDIIKVLGVPRLERDKYENNDVAGVVTGLAWTSVGGDILFIESLISEGKGSLSITGNLGNVMKESATIALEYIKANAKKLKLNVELFQKYNIHLHVPEGATPKDGPSAGIAMLTSLVSLLTQKKVKKSLAMTGEITLRGKVLPVGGIKEKILAAKRAGIKEIILCHENKSDIDEIKEEYLEGLTFHYVKEMSEVLALALTDQSVKNAKQLN